The Spirochaeta cellobiosiphila DSM 17781 DNA segment CATGATGAAGACTTCAATGCCCATGATTTCTTATTAGAGTTTTTAAGAAAAAGCCGTTTATCTTCAGGTTATTCAACTGTAAGATTTTCAAATACTCTTGATGTTGACAGTAATCAAAATGAAGTATACTTAAGATCAGAAGGGTGGTATTACCGTATACCAATTTGGTATCTCTATTTTCAGAAAGTAGATTATCCAAAAGATCCAGAAATAAATGGAAGGTGGGAATGGGCCGGTATATATTTTGGCGAAAAATTGTAATTCTTATTTTTGTAATAACACAAGCTACTTCATTATTTGCTGATGTCTATAGACGCAATCCAGAAGACTACTTTATACAGAATCAAACGAAACCATTATCATTACAAGGGATCGATCATCCTCGAACTGTCAAATACCTAAATAAATACGGACAAGGTGAAGGATTAGAGTGGGTAAAAAGAGCTCTTAAGAGAGCAGAACCCCTATTACCATTTATTCAAGAAGAAGTCGAAAAAAATGGAATACCTCCCGAAGTGACCTATCTACCTGTTATAGAGTCAGCCTATAGAAGCATAGCAACTAGTCATGCAGGAGCGGCAGGTCTTTGGCAATTTATTCCATCAACAGGGACCCTCTTTGGTCTAACGATTAATGAATGGATTGACCAGAGAAGAGACTTCTATCAAGCTACTTTAAGCGCCATGAAAACTCTAAAATACAATTATGCTCATACAGGAGATTGGTTATTAGCATTATCGGCCTATAATGCTGGTTTAGGTAGAATCCAACGTATCATAAAAGAAAACAATAGCAATGATTATTGGCATCTAGCCGATATTGGTGCATTACCAATTGAGACCAGAGACTATATCCCTAAACTTTTAGCGGTATCCTACATTGCAAGCCATAAAATGAAATATCAAATACAACCAAACTGGAATACAGAAACGAACTGGACACCAATAGAAGTCACAAAAGCTATTGATTTACGTATTTTGTCGGAAAAATCAGGAGCCTCTTACAAGGAATTAAAGAGCTTAAACAGTGAGCTATCCTTTCATATAACTCCACCAATTGTTAAAACCTATTTCCTAAAAGTACCTAAGAGTTATTCCTCCAAAATCAATGAATTATTACAGAACTCAACAGAAATGATCCCCTTTAATGTATATAGAATAAAATCAGGTGATACTTTGAGCGAAATTGCCGATTATTATGACATAACTTTGGGGATGCTCTATCAATATAATACAGGTTTAAATCCTAGAAGATTGCAATTAGGGCAAAAAATCCTAATTCCTAATCTTAAAGACAAACCTACTTACACTGGTGTTATCAAAAGTTTTGCCTCTTATAAAGAGGTCCCAGGAGCAACATACACTGTTAAGGCAGGAGATTCTCTGTGGAGTATTTCTCAATCTCGGGGGATTTCTATAGAGGAACTAAGGAAAATAAATAATCTTAACACAACAAATGTTATAAAAATTGGTTGGAAGCTAAAAGTCCCTTAGGAGTAATATTTTGTGTCTAAATAAAATAACTTTTATCTATCTATTTGTCTTTATCACACTGAATTCATGGACACAAAATATAACTAGTTCTATAGATTGGGAGAAACAAGCAATAGAAATAACAATTGTAGAAGTGCTGAATAAAGAAAATGGATTTCTTCCTATGCAAAAACAATTAGCAGAAGATAATGTCAATGAAGATTTACCTATGTACTTATCACATAGCCTTTCCGGGCTTACTATTGATTCCCAAACAAACTATTCTGAATTGATCATTAATAATCCTCAGTATTTATCATTATTACCAGAACTTGCTGTTAAAACAGAATTA contains these protein-coding regions:
- a CDS encoding LysM peptidoglycan-binding domain-containing protein yields the protein MGRYIFWRKIVILIFVITQATSLFADVYRRNPEDYFIQNQTKPLSLQGIDHPRTVKYLNKYGQGEGLEWVKRALKRAEPLLPFIQEEVEKNGIPPEVTYLPVIESAYRSIATSHAGAAGLWQFIPSTGTLFGLTINEWIDQRRDFYQATLSAMKTLKYNYAHTGDWLLALSAYNAGLGRIQRIIKENNSNDYWHLADIGALPIETRDYIPKLLAVSYIASHKMKYQIQPNWNTETNWTPIEVTKAIDLRILSEKSGASYKELKSLNSELSFHITPPIVKTYFLKVPKSYSSKINELLQNSTEMIPFNVYRIKSGDTLSEIADYYDITLGMLYQYNTGLNPRRLQLGQKILIPNLKDKPTYTGVIKSFASYKEVPGATYTVKAGDSLWSISQSRGISIEELRKINNLNTTNVIKIGWKLKVP